Proteins encoded by one window of Nitrospinota bacterium:
- a CDS encoding thioredoxin family protein, whose product MKIEILGIGCSKCKTLEENVKKALVELNIHADIFKVDEIHKIIEYGVIAAPALVVDGEVKCSGRVPYTEEIKKWLK is encoded by the coding sequence ATGAAAATTGAAATTTTAGGTATTGGCTGTTCAAAATGCAAAACACTTGAGGAGAATGTAAAAAAGGCCTTAGTAGAATTAAACATCCACGCTGATATTTTTAAAGTGGATGAAATTCATAAAATCATTGAGTATGGTGTAATTGCAGCACCTGCTTTGGTTGTTGATGGAGAGGTAAAATGCTCTGGAAGAGTGCCATATACTGAAGAAATAAAGAAATGGTTGAAATAA
- a CDS encoding nitrophenyl compound nitroreductase subunit ArsF family protein — MKKKKHFIILLMVAFVSSMLVLSGCSENAETNIASSITEEKNSKSDKKAKKSLVQKVELIHFHGTYQCYACKTVGAYTEETLNNCFADELEEGKIIFKHINVYLPENKEIVFKYGATASSLWLGIYDQKGFHKEHVVKVWYKINNKMAFMSYLKMLIDKRLRGDFS, encoded by the coding sequence ATGAAAAAAAAGAAACATTTTATAATACTTTTAATGGTTGCTTTTGTATCTAGTATGCTTGTTCTTTCAGGCTGTTCAGAGAATGCAGAAACTAATATTGCTAGCAGTATAACAGAAGAGAAAAATTCGAAGTCAGATAAAAAAGCTAAAAAATCCCTAGTCCAGAAAGTCGAATTAATTCATTTTCATGGAACTTATCAGTGTTACGCATGCAAAACAGTTGGAGCATATACCGAAGAAACGCTCAATAACTGTTTTGCTGATGAACTAGAAGAGGGAAAGATAATATTCAAGCACATTAATGTATATCTTCCTGAAAACAAGGAGATCGTATTTAAATATGGTGCCACTGCTTCTTCTTTGTGGTTAGGTATTTATGACCAAAAAGGGTTTCACAAAGAGCATGTTGTTAAAGTCTGGTATAAAATAAATAATAAGATGGCTTTTATGAGCTATCTCAAAATGCTTATAGATAAGAGATTGAGGGGGGATTTCAGCTAA